The Monodelphis domestica isolate mMonDom1 chromosome 7, mMonDom1.pri, whole genome shotgun sequence genome window below encodes:
- the TTLL3 gene encoding tubulin monoglycylase TTLL3 isoform X7, whose translation MQGLGAALLLGGGELGAAYKRDPPWCTERKQAAYSCEQLCKEQVWTKPDLIPGKPERPGTLEPRLGQSRLCRPNTFWGRNRQPGPVSSRLQTLHWPRTTSTQWGPGNLSQQTPGSPSAGLPQNQAGSRAALGSGASGRGATVASPRVLAASPEVFSNGAAGARTAGARSRPDAQGESPPPPLRPVDHLACGHLYHLLPASADGDGKAKVIPQPHPENSFEPLNLSQSPRRPRLEGPQATMSVWRGFPGAPLNIDRLKNAKILVQRAIKQKKVFMIQGRYPVIRGILRRRGWVEKKIPHLTIGPTLPPPRELDNLGSGDHEVPEDCEEEDEDDDDDDQQTDLEDLDGTHDLMSRMVRNEVPYFIWTTRRDVIDCRFLCKEQMINHYARAGSFTTKVGLCLNLRNLPWFDEANADSFFPRCYRLGAEDEKQAFMEDFWLTAARNVLKLVVKSWVPYSEENKQRRSSPALLEKILRSSSGNRLRKKEIKQVSSELIEDALQACEDHLSSLAHEDIDKTMEPQGYSTHADWTFFLQRYYQVVHEGAELKKAESHIQRCEDILQQLREVVPQIDMEGDRNIWIVKPGAKSRGRGIVCMDHLEEMLKLVDCDPMIVKDGKWVVQKYIERPLLIFGTKFDLRQWFLVTDWNPLTVWFYRDSYIRFSTQPFSLRNLDSSVHLCNNSIQKHFENSNIRHPLLPHDNMWCSQKFQTYLKEAGAPEAWADVMVPGMKAAVIHTLQTSQDTVQSRKGSFELYGADFVFGEDFHPWLIEINASPTMAPSTAVTTRLCAGVLADTLRVVIDRRQDRNCDTGAFELIYKQAAVDVPHYVGIRLMVEGSPLKKPLTVRTRRGGPRPLTHRHHREPKGSKRKEAKESMPKEAKDSMPKEAIESMPKEAKDSMPKEAKESMLEEAKESMPEEAKDSTPVTCKSSGYSQYLGKAQGGRKKLGPIERTLSISMRKKKVNTKQCIGTDQANFQKWDIHSPKMTNFFNTSDAIVSQGKQLLSGNKHQLFTKNPLSLDEETKAQKQDVLYPRVRRITLPPC comes from the exons ATGCAGGGCCTTGGGGCTGCTCTTCTGCTGGGGGGCGGGGAGCTCGGGGCGGCGTACAAGAGGGACCCTCCCTGGTGTACAGAGCGAAAGCAGGCCGCCTACAGCTGCGAGCAGCTGTGCAAAGAGCAAGTCTGGACCAAGCCAGATTTGATCCCCGGAAAGCCTGAGCGCCCAGGCACGCTCGAGCCGCGGCTGGGCCAGTCTAGGTTGTGTCGCCCTAACACCTTCTGGGGACGAAACCGGCAGCCGGGGCCCGTCTCATCCCGCCTCCAGACCCTACATTGGCCTCGGACCACGTCGACGCAATGGGGCCCTGGGAACCTGAGTCAACAGACCCCGGGGTCCCCAAGCGCTGGGTTGCCGCAGAACCAAGCGGGGTCCCGAGCTGCCTTGGGGTCTGGGGCTTCGGGGCGCGGAGCCACCGTCGCTTCTCCAAGAGTCCTCGCAGCCTCCCCCGAAGTCTTCTCTAACGGGGCCGCAGGCGCCAGGACTGCGGGAGCGCGGTCGCGCCCGGACGCCCAGGGTGAGTCCCCCCCGCCGCCTCTCCGCCCAGTGGACCACTTAGCCTGCGGGCACCTGTACCATCTCCTTCCCGCGTCCGCGGACGGTGATGGCAAGGCCAAGGTTATCCCTCAGCCACACCCTGAGAACAGCTTTGAGCCCCTGAATCTCTCACAGAGCCCGCGGCGTCCGCGGCTCGAAG GCCCCCAAGCTACGATGTCTGTCTGGAGAGGGTTCCCTGGGGCCCCACTCAACATTGACCGGCTTAAGAATGCCAAGATCCTGGTGCAGAGAGCCATCAAG CAGAAGAAAGTCTTCATGATCCAGGGCCGCTACCCCGTGATCCGAGGGATCCTGCGCCGCCGGGGCTGGGTGGAGAAGAAGATTCCCCATTTAACAATAGGGCCAACATTACCTCCTCCTAGGGAACTGGACAATCTTGGATCTGGAGATCATGAAGTCCCTGAGGACTGTGAAGAAG aggatgaagatgatgatgatgacgatcaACAGACAGATCTTGAAGATTTAGATGGCACTCATGACCTTATG TCCCGAATGGTTCGAAATGAAGTGCCCTATTTCATCTGGACCACCCGGAGGGATGTGATCGACTGCCGCTTTCTCTGCAAagagcaaatgataaatcactaTGCTCGGGCGGGCTCCTTTACCACCAAG GTTGGCCTGTGCCTTAATCTTCGGAACCTACCCTGGTTTGATGAGGCCAATGCAGACTCCTTCTTCCCACGATGCTACCGCCTAGGAGCTGAGGATGAGAAACAGGCCTTCATGG AGGACTTCTGGCTGACAGCTGCACGCAACGTTCTCAAGCTGGTGGTAAAGTCATGGGTCCCCTATTCAGAAGAAAATAAGCAGAGGAGATCATCCCCAGCTTTGTTGGAAAAGATTCTCCGAA GCTCCTCAGGGAACAGACTTcgcaaaaaagaaatcaagcaaGTGTCATCGGAGCTGATCGAAGATGCTCTCCAGGCCTGTGAGGACCACCTCAGCAGTTTGGCCCATGAGGATATTGACAAGACCATGGAGCCCCAAGGGTACTCCACCCATGCTGATTGGACTTTTTTTCTCCAGCGCTACTACCAAGTGGTCCA TGAGGGGGCTGAGCTGAAGAAAGCCGAGTCTCACATCCAGCGTTGTGAAGACATCCTTCAGCAGCTCCGAGAAGTAGTGCCTCAAATTGACATGGAAGGAGACAGAAATATCTGGATTGTGAAGCCTGGAGCCAAGTCCAGAGGTCGAG GTATTGTATGCATGGACCACCTGGAAGAGATGTTAAAGCTGGTGGATTGTGACCCCATGATTGTGAAAGATGGCAAGTGGGTGGTACAGAAGTATATTGAGCGACCCTTACTCATCTTTGGTACCAAGTTTGACTTGAGGCAGTGGTTCCTAGTGACTGACTGGAACCCACTCACTGTCTGGTTCTATCGAGACAGTTATATTCGCTTTTCCACTCAGCCCTTCTCTCTGAGGAACCTGGACAG TTCTGTGCATCTCTGCAACAACTCCATCcagaagcactttgaaaactcTAACATTCGCCACCCCTTGCTGCCCCATGACAACATGTGGTGCAGCCAGAAGTTCCAGACTTACCTGAAGGAGGCAGGGGCACCTGAGGCTTGGGCAGATGTCATGGTTCCAGGCATGAAGGCTGCAGTCATCCATACACTGCAGACTTCTCAGGACACTGTGCAATCCCGAAAGGGCAGCTTTGAGCTGTATGGGGCTGACTTCGTGTTTGGAGAAGATTTCCATCCTTGGCTGATTGAGATCAATGCCAGCCCGACTATGGCACCTTCCACAGCTGTCACCACCCGACTCTGTGCTGGAGTGCTAGCCGATACATTGCGTGTAGTCATAGACCGTCGGCAAGACCGAAACTGTGACACTGGTGCTTTTGAACTTATTTACAAGCAG GCAGCTGTGGATGTACCCCATTATGTGGGTATCCGACTAATGGTTGAAGGCTCTCCTTTGAAGAAGCCTCTGACTGTCCGTACCAGAAGAGGTGGCCCCCGTCCACTGACACATCGACACCATAGGGAGCCCAAGGGTTCAAAGCGTAAGGAGGCTAAAGAGTCCATGCCTAAGGAGGCTAAAGATTCCATGCCCAAAGAGGCTATAGAATCCATGCCTAAGGAGGCTAAAGATTCCATGCCCAAAGAGGCTAAAGAGTCCATGCTTGAAGAGGCTAAAGAGTCCATGCCTGAGGAAGCCAAGGATTCCACACCTGTTACCTGCAAATCATCAGGGTATTCCCAGTATCTAGGGAAAGCCCAAGGAGGCAGGAAGAAGTTGGGGCCCATTGAGAGAACTCTCTCCATAagcatgagaaagaagaaagtcaacACCAAACAATGCATAGGGACTGACCAGGCCAACTTCCAGAAATGGGATATCCATAGTCCCAAGATGACCAACTTCTTCAATACATCAGATGCCATTGTCAGTCAGGGAAAACAGCTTCTCTCTGGGAACAAACATCAGCTGTTTACAAAGAACCCCTTGTCTCTAG atgaggaaactaaggcccagaaacAGGATGTGCTTTACCCAAG AGTCAGAAGGATTACCCTGCCACCTTGCTAA
- the TTLL3 gene encoding tubulin monoglycylase TTLL3 isoform X5 → MQGLGAALLLGGGELGAAYKRDPPWCTERKQAAYSCEQLCKEQVWTKPDLIPGKPERPGTLEPRLGQSRLCRPNTFWGRNRQPGPVSSRLQTLHWPRTTSTQWGPGNLSQQTPGSPSAGLPQNQAGSRAALGSGASGRGATVASPRVLAASPEVFSNGAAGARTAGARSRPDAQGESPPPPLRPVDHLACGHLYHLLPASADGDGKAKVIPQPHPENSFEPLNLSQSPRRPRLEGPQATMSVWRGFPGAPLNIDRLKNAKILVQRAIKQKKVFMIQGRYPVIRGILRRRGWVEKKIPHLTIGPTLPPPRELDNLGSGDHEVPEDCEEEDEDDDDDDQQTDLEDLDGTHDLMSRMVRNEVPYFIWTTRRDVIDCRFLCKEQMINHYARAGSFTTKVGLCLNLRNLPWFDEANADSFFPRCYRLGAEDEKQAFMEDFWLTAARNVLKLVVKSWVPYSEENKQRRSSPALLEKILRSSSGNRLRKKEIKQVSSELIEDALQACEDHLSSLAHEDIDKTMEPQGYSTHADWTFFLQRYYQVVHEGAELKKAESHIQRCEDILQQLREVVPQIDMEGDRNIWIVKPGAKSRGRGIVCMDHLEEMLKLVDCDPMIVKDGKWVVQKYIERPLLIFGTKFDLRQWFLVTDWNPLTVWFYRDSYIRFSTQPFSLRNLDSSVHLCNNSIQKHFENSNIRHPLLPHDNMWCSQKFQTYLKEAGAPEAWADVMVPGMKAAVIHTLQTSQDTVQSRKGSFELYGADFVFGEDFHPWLIEINASPTMAPSTAVTTRLCAGVLADTLRVVIDRRQDRNCDTGAFELIYKQAAVDVPHYVGIRLMVEGSPLKKPLTVRTRRGGPRPLTHRHHREPKGSKRKEAKESMPKEAKDSMPKEAIESMPKEAKDSMPKEAKESMLEEAKESMPEEAKDSTPVTCKSSGYSQYLGKAQGGRKKLGPIERTLSISMRKKKVNTKQCIGTDQANFQKWDIHSPKMTNFFNTSDAIVSQGKQLLSGNKHQLFTKNPLSLESEGLPCHLAKPVLPGYRPPKPHTFLLKLPLQKPPCQNLRATGRGLLKFPAHKEPVPNCRKQAKVGFKP, encoded by the exons ATGCAGGGCCTTGGGGCTGCTCTTCTGCTGGGGGGCGGGGAGCTCGGGGCGGCGTACAAGAGGGACCCTCCCTGGTGTACAGAGCGAAAGCAGGCCGCCTACAGCTGCGAGCAGCTGTGCAAAGAGCAAGTCTGGACCAAGCCAGATTTGATCCCCGGAAAGCCTGAGCGCCCAGGCACGCTCGAGCCGCGGCTGGGCCAGTCTAGGTTGTGTCGCCCTAACACCTTCTGGGGACGAAACCGGCAGCCGGGGCCCGTCTCATCCCGCCTCCAGACCCTACATTGGCCTCGGACCACGTCGACGCAATGGGGCCCTGGGAACCTGAGTCAACAGACCCCGGGGTCCCCAAGCGCTGGGTTGCCGCAGAACCAAGCGGGGTCCCGAGCTGCCTTGGGGTCTGGGGCTTCGGGGCGCGGAGCCACCGTCGCTTCTCCAAGAGTCCTCGCAGCCTCCCCCGAAGTCTTCTCTAACGGGGCCGCAGGCGCCAGGACTGCGGGAGCGCGGTCGCGCCCGGACGCCCAGGGTGAGTCCCCCCCGCCGCCTCTCCGCCCAGTGGACCACTTAGCCTGCGGGCACCTGTACCATCTCCTTCCCGCGTCCGCGGACGGTGATGGCAAGGCCAAGGTTATCCCTCAGCCACACCCTGAGAACAGCTTTGAGCCCCTGAATCTCTCACAGAGCCCGCGGCGTCCGCGGCTCGAAG GCCCCCAAGCTACGATGTCTGTCTGGAGAGGGTTCCCTGGGGCCCCACTCAACATTGACCGGCTTAAGAATGCCAAGATCCTGGTGCAGAGAGCCATCAAG CAGAAGAAAGTCTTCATGATCCAGGGCCGCTACCCCGTGATCCGAGGGATCCTGCGCCGCCGGGGCTGGGTGGAGAAGAAGATTCCCCATTTAACAATAGGGCCAACATTACCTCCTCCTAGGGAACTGGACAATCTTGGATCTGGAGATCATGAAGTCCCTGAGGACTGTGAAGAAG aggatgaagatgatgatgatgacgatcaACAGACAGATCTTGAAGATTTAGATGGCACTCATGACCTTATG TCCCGAATGGTTCGAAATGAAGTGCCCTATTTCATCTGGACCACCCGGAGGGATGTGATCGACTGCCGCTTTCTCTGCAAagagcaaatgataaatcactaTGCTCGGGCGGGCTCCTTTACCACCAAG GTTGGCCTGTGCCTTAATCTTCGGAACCTACCCTGGTTTGATGAGGCCAATGCAGACTCCTTCTTCCCACGATGCTACCGCCTAGGAGCTGAGGATGAGAAACAGGCCTTCATGG AGGACTTCTGGCTGACAGCTGCACGCAACGTTCTCAAGCTGGTGGTAAAGTCATGGGTCCCCTATTCAGAAGAAAATAAGCAGAGGAGATCATCCCCAGCTTTGTTGGAAAAGATTCTCCGAA GCTCCTCAGGGAACAGACTTcgcaaaaaagaaatcaagcaaGTGTCATCGGAGCTGATCGAAGATGCTCTCCAGGCCTGTGAGGACCACCTCAGCAGTTTGGCCCATGAGGATATTGACAAGACCATGGAGCCCCAAGGGTACTCCACCCATGCTGATTGGACTTTTTTTCTCCAGCGCTACTACCAAGTGGTCCA TGAGGGGGCTGAGCTGAAGAAAGCCGAGTCTCACATCCAGCGTTGTGAAGACATCCTTCAGCAGCTCCGAGAAGTAGTGCCTCAAATTGACATGGAAGGAGACAGAAATATCTGGATTGTGAAGCCTGGAGCCAAGTCCAGAGGTCGAG GTATTGTATGCATGGACCACCTGGAAGAGATGTTAAAGCTGGTGGATTGTGACCCCATGATTGTGAAAGATGGCAAGTGGGTGGTACAGAAGTATATTGAGCGACCCTTACTCATCTTTGGTACCAAGTTTGACTTGAGGCAGTGGTTCCTAGTGACTGACTGGAACCCACTCACTGTCTGGTTCTATCGAGACAGTTATATTCGCTTTTCCACTCAGCCCTTCTCTCTGAGGAACCTGGACAG TTCTGTGCATCTCTGCAACAACTCCATCcagaagcactttgaaaactcTAACATTCGCCACCCCTTGCTGCCCCATGACAACATGTGGTGCAGCCAGAAGTTCCAGACTTACCTGAAGGAGGCAGGGGCACCTGAGGCTTGGGCAGATGTCATGGTTCCAGGCATGAAGGCTGCAGTCATCCATACACTGCAGACTTCTCAGGACACTGTGCAATCCCGAAAGGGCAGCTTTGAGCTGTATGGGGCTGACTTCGTGTTTGGAGAAGATTTCCATCCTTGGCTGATTGAGATCAATGCCAGCCCGACTATGGCACCTTCCACAGCTGTCACCACCCGACTCTGTGCTGGAGTGCTAGCCGATACATTGCGTGTAGTCATAGACCGTCGGCAAGACCGAAACTGTGACACTGGTGCTTTTGAACTTATTTACAAGCAG GCAGCTGTGGATGTACCCCATTATGTGGGTATCCGACTAATGGTTGAAGGCTCTCCTTTGAAGAAGCCTCTGACTGTCCGTACCAGAAGAGGTGGCCCCCGTCCACTGACACATCGACACCATAGGGAGCCCAAGGGTTCAAAGCGTAAGGAGGCTAAAGAGTCCATGCCTAAGGAGGCTAAAGATTCCATGCCCAAAGAGGCTATAGAATCCATGCCTAAGGAGGCTAAAGATTCCATGCCCAAAGAGGCTAAAGAGTCCATGCTTGAAGAGGCTAAAGAGTCCATGCCTGAGGAAGCCAAGGATTCCACACCTGTTACCTGCAAATCATCAGGGTATTCCCAGTATCTAGGGAAAGCCCAAGGAGGCAGGAAGAAGTTGGGGCCCATTGAGAGAACTCTCTCCATAagcatgagaaagaagaaagtcaacACCAAACAATGCATAGGGACTGACCAGGCCAACTTCCAGAAATGGGATATCCATAGTCCCAAGATGACCAACTTCTTCAATACATCAGATGCCATTGTCAGTCAGGGAAAACAGCTTCTCTCTGGGAACAAACATCAGCTGTTTACAAAGAACCCCTTGTCTCTAG AGTCAGAAGGATTACCCTGCCACCTTGCTAAGCCTGTGTTGCCAGGTTACCGACCACCCAAACCTCACACCTTCCTTCTCAAACTTCCACTCCAAAAACCACCCTGCCAGAACCTCCGTGCCACAGGCAGGGGTTTGCTTAAGTTTCCGGCTCATAAAGAGCCTGTTCCCAATTGTAGGAAGCAGGCCAAGGTGGGCTTCAAACCCTGA
- the TTLL3 gene encoding tubulin monoglycylase TTLL3 isoform X2 codes for MQGLGAALLLGGGELGAAYKRDPPWCTERKQAAYSCEQLCKEQVWTKPDLIPGKPERPGTLEPRLGQSRLCRPNTFWGRNRQPGPVSSRLQTLHWPRTTSTQWGPGNLSQQTPGSPSAGLPQNQAGSRAALGSGASGRGATVASPRVLAASPEVFSNGAAGARTAGARSRPDAQGESPPPPLRPVDHLACGHLYHLLPASADGDGKAKVIPQPHPENSFEPLNLSQSPRRPRLEGPQATMSVWRGFPGAPLNIDRLKNAKILVQRAIKKKVFMIQGRYPVIRGILRRRGWVEKKIPHLTIGPTLPPPRELDNLGSGDHEVPEDCEEEDEDDDDDDQQTDLEDLDGTHDLMSRMVRNEVPYFIWTTRRDVIDCRFLCKEQMINHYARAGSFTTKVGLCLNLRNLPWFDEANADSFFPRCYRLGAEDEKQAFMEDFWLTAARNVLKLVVKSWVPYSEENKQRRSSPALLEKILRSSSGNRLRKKEIKQVSSELIEDALQACEDHLSSLAHEDIDKTMEPQGYSTHADWTFFLQRYYQVVHEGAELKKAESHIQRCEDILQQLREVVPQIDMEGDRNIWIVKPGAKSRGRGIVCMDHLEEMLKLVDCDPMIVKDGKWVVQKYIERPLLIFGTKFDLRQWFLVTDWNPLTVWFYRDSYIRFSTQPFSLRNLDSSVHLCNNSIQKHFENSNIRHPLLPHDNMWCSQKFQTYLKEAGAPEAWADVMVPGMKAAVIHTLQTSQDTVQSRKGSFELYGADFVFGEDFHPWLIEINASPTMAPSTAVTTRLCAGVLADTLRVVIDRRQDRNCDTGAFELIYKQAAVDVPHYVGIRLMVEGSPLKKPLTVRTRRGGPRPLTHRHHREPKGSKRKEAKESMPKEAKDSMPKEAIESMPKEAKDSMPKEAKESMLEEAKESMPEEAKDSTPVTCKSSGYSQYLGKAQGGRKKLGPIERTLSISMRKKKVNTKQCIGTDQANFQKWDIHSPKMTNFFNTSDAIVSQGKQLLSGNKHQLFTKNPLSLESEGLPCHLAKPVLPGYRPPKPHTFLLKLPLQKPPCQNLRATGRGLLKFPAHKEPVPNCRKQAKPEMTVVVHSELHPPKTPKKEMPVSPSCSKMKCSFLPPLATRSRGLKTHQILTNSLIKNPKVHDSCWHLTPRREFQAIETMQLNSWPHFLFTTQYKIWPKKPLWAKKK; via the exons ATGCAGGGCCTTGGGGCTGCTCTTCTGCTGGGGGGCGGGGAGCTCGGGGCGGCGTACAAGAGGGACCCTCCCTGGTGTACAGAGCGAAAGCAGGCCGCCTACAGCTGCGAGCAGCTGTGCAAAGAGCAAGTCTGGACCAAGCCAGATTTGATCCCCGGAAAGCCTGAGCGCCCAGGCACGCTCGAGCCGCGGCTGGGCCAGTCTAGGTTGTGTCGCCCTAACACCTTCTGGGGACGAAACCGGCAGCCGGGGCCCGTCTCATCCCGCCTCCAGACCCTACATTGGCCTCGGACCACGTCGACGCAATGGGGCCCTGGGAACCTGAGTCAACAGACCCCGGGGTCCCCAAGCGCTGGGTTGCCGCAGAACCAAGCGGGGTCCCGAGCTGCCTTGGGGTCTGGGGCTTCGGGGCGCGGAGCCACCGTCGCTTCTCCAAGAGTCCTCGCAGCCTCCCCCGAAGTCTTCTCTAACGGGGCCGCAGGCGCCAGGACTGCGGGAGCGCGGTCGCGCCCGGACGCCCAGGGTGAGTCCCCCCCGCCGCCTCTCCGCCCAGTGGACCACTTAGCCTGCGGGCACCTGTACCATCTCCTTCCCGCGTCCGCGGACGGTGATGGCAAGGCCAAGGTTATCCCTCAGCCACACCCTGAGAACAGCTTTGAGCCCCTGAATCTCTCACAGAGCCCGCGGCGTCCGCGGCTCGAAG GCCCCCAAGCTACGATGTCTGTCTGGAGAGGGTTCCCTGGGGCCCCACTCAACATTGACCGGCTTAAGAATGCCAAGATCCTGGTGCAGAGAGCCATCAAG AAGAAAGTCTTCATGATCCAGGGCCGCTACCCCGTGATCCGAGGGATCCTGCGCCGCCGGGGCTGGGTGGAGAAGAAGATTCCCCATTTAACAATAGGGCCAACATTACCTCCTCCTAGGGAACTGGACAATCTTGGATCTGGAGATCATGAAGTCCCTGAGGACTGTGAAGAAG aggatgaagatgatgatgatgacgatcaACAGACAGATCTTGAAGATTTAGATGGCACTCATGACCTTATG TCCCGAATGGTTCGAAATGAAGTGCCCTATTTCATCTGGACCACCCGGAGGGATGTGATCGACTGCCGCTTTCTCTGCAAagagcaaatgataaatcactaTGCTCGGGCGGGCTCCTTTACCACCAAG GTTGGCCTGTGCCTTAATCTTCGGAACCTACCCTGGTTTGATGAGGCCAATGCAGACTCCTTCTTCCCACGATGCTACCGCCTAGGAGCTGAGGATGAGAAACAGGCCTTCATGG AGGACTTCTGGCTGACAGCTGCACGCAACGTTCTCAAGCTGGTGGTAAAGTCATGGGTCCCCTATTCAGAAGAAAATAAGCAGAGGAGATCATCCCCAGCTTTGTTGGAAAAGATTCTCCGAA GCTCCTCAGGGAACAGACTTcgcaaaaaagaaatcaagcaaGTGTCATCGGAGCTGATCGAAGATGCTCTCCAGGCCTGTGAGGACCACCTCAGCAGTTTGGCCCATGAGGATATTGACAAGACCATGGAGCCCCAAGGGTACTCCACCCATGCTGATTGGACTTTTTTTCTCCAGCGCTACTACCAAGTGGTCCA TGAGGGGGCTGAGCTGAAGAAAGCCGAGTCTCACATCCAGCGTTGTGAAGACATCCTTCAGCAGCTCCGAGAAGTAGTGCCTCAAATTGACATGGAAGGAGACAGAAATATCTGGATTGTGAAGCCTGGAGCCAAGTCCAGAGGTCGAG GTATTGTATGCATGGACCACCTGGAAGAGATGTTAAAGCTGGTGGATTGTGACCCCATGATTGTGAAAGATGGCAAGTGGGTGGTACAGAAGTATATTGAGCGACCCTTACTCATCTTTGGTACCAAGTTTGACTTGAGGCAGTGGTTCCTAGTGACTGACTGGAACCCACTCACTGTCTGGTTCTATCGAGACAGTTATATTCGCTTTTCCACTCAGCCCTTCTCTCTGAGGAACCTGGACAG TTCTGTGCATCTCTGCAACAACTCCATCcagaagcactttgaaaactcTAACATTCGCCACCCCTTGCTGCCCCATGACAACATGTGGTGCAGCCAGAAGTTCCAGACTTACCTGAAGGAGGCAGGGGCACCTGAGGCTTGGGCAGATGTCATGGTTCCAGGCATGAAGGCTGCAGTCATCCATACACTGCAGACTTCTCAGGACACTGTGCAATCCCGAAAGGGCAGCTTTGAGCTGTATGGGGCTGACTTCGTGTTTGGAGAAGATTTCCATCCTTGGCTGATTGAGATCAATGCCAGCCCGACTATGGCACCTTCCACAGCTGTCACCACCCGACTCTGTGCTGGAGTGCTAGCCGATACATTGCGTGTAGTCATAGACCGTCGGCAAGACCGAAACTGTGACACTGGTGCTTTTGAACTTATTTACAAGCAG GCAGCTGTGGATGTACCCCATTATGTGGGTATCCGACTAATGGTTGAAGGCTCTCCTTTGAAGAAGCCTCTGACTGTCCGTACCAGAAGAGGTGGCCCCCGTCCACTGACACATCGACACCATAGGGAGCCCAAGGGTTCAAAGCGTAAGGAGGCTAAAGAGTCCATGCCTAAGGAGGCTAAAGATTCCATGCCCAAAGAGGCTATAGAATCCATGCCTAAGGAGGCTAAAGATTCCATGCCCAAAGAGGCTAAAGAGTCCATGCTTGAAGAGGCTAAAGAGTCCATGCCTGAGGAAGCCAAGGATTCCACACCTGTTACCTGCAAATCATCAGGGTATTCCCAGTATCTAGGGAAAGCCCAAGGAGGCAGGAAGAAGTTGGGGCCCATTGAGAGAACTCTCTCCATAagcatgagaaagaagaaagtcaacACCAAACAATGCATAGGGACTGACCAGGCCAACTTCCAGAAATGGGATATCCATAGTCCCAAGATGACCAACTTCTTCAATACATCAGATGCCATTGTCAGTCAGGGAAAACAGCTTCTCTCTGGGAACAAACATCAGCTGTTTACAAAGAACCCCTTGTCTCTAG AGTCAGAAGGATTACCCTGCCACCTTGCTAAGCCTGTGTTGCCAGGTTACCGACCACCCAAACCTCACACCTTCCTTCTCAAACTTCCACTCCAAAAACCACCCTGCCAGAACCTCCGTGCCACAGGCAGGGGTTTGCTTAAGTTTCCGGCTCATAAAGAGCCTGTTCCCAATTGTAGGAAGCAGGCCAAG CCTGAAATGACAGTTGTAGTTCACTCAGAACTCCATCCACCCAAAACACCGAAAAAGGAAATGCCTGTGAGCCCCAGTTGCTCGAAGATGAAATGCAGCTTCCTGCCACCTTTAGCAACTAGAAGCCGAGGCTTGAAAACACACCAAATTTTGACGAATTCTCTTATAAAGAATCCCAAAGTTCACGACTCCTGCTGGCACCTGACTCCCAGAAGAGAATTCCAAGCAATAGAGACCATGCAACTAAACTCCTGGCCACATTTCTTATTTACCACTCAATATAAGATCTGGCCAAAGAAACCACTTTGGGCCAAAAAAAAATAG